One window from the genome of Pandoraea fibrosis encodes:
- the urtA gene encoding urea ABC transporter substrate-binding protein — protein MKRRTLLQMAALSGAASLTGMAPNLFAQSKQPIKVGILHSLSGTMAISETSLKDVALMTIADINAKGGVMGRPLEAVVVDPASNWPLFAEKARQLLTTDKVAAVFGCWTSVSRKSVLPVFEELNGLLYYPVQYEGEEMSKNVFYTGAAPNQQAIPAVEYVMSKEGGGAKRFFLLGTDYVYPRTTNKILRAFLHSKGVADKDIQEVYTPFGHSDYQTIVANIKQFAQGGKTSVISTINGDSNVPFYKELGNQGLKATDVPVVAFSVGEEELRGIDTKPLVGHLAAWNYFMSVKNPTNDAFKKAWFAYVKAKGLSGGDKRVTNDPMEATFVGMHMWKQAVEKAGSVDVDKVRTAMVGQSFKSPDGFDMVMDANHHLHKPVMIGEIRPDGQFNVVWKTKSTVRAQPWSPFIAGNEGKPDKV, from the coding sequence ATGAAACGACGCACGCTACTCCAGATGGCGGCCCTCTCGGGCGCCGCTTCGCTTACCGGCATGGCGCCGAACTTGTTCGCCCAGAGCAAGCAGCCCATCAAGGTCGGCATCCTGCACTCGCTCTCGGGCACGATGGCCATCTCGGAGACGTCGCTCAAGGATGTCGCGCTCATGACCATCGCCGACATCAACGCCAAGGGAGGCGTGATGGGCCGCCCGCTCGAAGCCGTGGTGGTCGACCCCGCCTCGAACTGGCCGCTCTTCGCCGAAAAGGCCCGCCAACTGCTCACCACGGACAAGGTCGCCGCCGTGTTCGGTTGCTGGACGTCGGTGTCGCGCAAGTCGGTCCTGCCGGTCTTCGAAGAACTCAACGGCCTGCTGTACTACCCCGTGCAGTACGAAGGCGAAGAGATGTCGAAGAACGTCTTCTACACGGGCGCAGCGCCGAACCAGCAGGCGATCCCCGCCGTGGAATACGTCATGAGCAAGGAAGGCGGCGGCGCGAAGCGCTTCTTCCTGCTCGGCACCGACTACGTCTACCCGCGCACGACCAACAAGATCCTGCGCGCCTTCCTCCATTCGAAGGGCGTGGCCGACAAGGACATTCAGGAGGTCTACACGCCGTTCGGTCACAGCGACTACCAGACCATCGTCGCCAACATCAAACAGTTCGCACAAGGCGGCAAGACCAGCGTCATCTCGACCATCAACGGCGACTCGAACGTGCCGTTCTACAAGGAACTGGGCAACCAGGGCCTGAAGGCCACCGATGTGCCGGTCGTGGCGTTCTCGGTCGGCGAAGAGGAACTGCGTGGCATCGACACGAAGCCGCTCGTGGGACACCTCGCCGCCTGGAACTACTTCATGTCGGTGAAGAACCCGACCAACGATGCGTTCAAGAAGGCGTGGTTCGCCTACGTCAAGGCGAAGGGGCTGTCGGGTGGCGACAAGCGCGTGACGAACGACCCGATGGAAGCCACCTTCGTGGGCATGCACATGTGGAAGCAGGCCGTCGAGAAGGCCGGCAGCGTCGACGTCGACAAGGTACGCACGGCCATGGTCGGCCAGTCTTTCAAGTCGCCGGATGGCTTCGACATGGTCATGGACGCCAACCACCACCTGCACAAGCCCGTGATGATCGGCGAAATCCGCCCGGACGGTCAGTTCAACGTGGTGTGGAAGACCAAGTCGACGGTGCGTGCACAGCCGTGGAGCCCCTTCATCGCCGGTAACGAAGGCAAGCCCGATAAAGTCTGA
- the urtB gene encoding urea ABC transporter permease subunit UrtB, which produces MITIRRWTAAALVLISLGAALITPSTARAAQPGVTDADLTALAGDDFDAKAQAIDHLAADGSPQAAALLKALADDSAVTVGERIAIQSGDKYIDPITGAALKADNAGSLTLNNVLRAKVATAAAAGALLSTDHDARAQAIDTMLQNPSPAFKTLIEQARQKETDPALRKRLDQLWAQSALHDTDPAKRREAIDLIAAAGDPQMRDLLLPIVAKQADGTYAEPDANVRSAADIALTKLAAAQRRSEFFGTLFAGLSLGSVLLLAALGLAITYGLIGVINMAHGEFLMVGAYATYVVQTLFHRFLPGAFDFYLVAAVPAAFLVAAVLGMVLERTVIKHLYGRPLETLLTTFGISLLLIQGVRTLFGAQNVEVINPSWMSGGIAVLPNLMLPYNRIVILIFALVVVALTWSVLNLTRLGLFIRAVTQNRSMAACVGVKTGRVDSYAFAFGAGIAGLGGCALSQIGNVGPDLGQSYIIDSFMAVVLGGVGQLAGTIVGAFGLGIANKLLEPVWGAVLAKIAVLILIVLFIQKRPQGMFALKGRSAEA; this is translated from the coding sequence ATGATAACGATAAGACGCTGGACCGCTGCCGCCCTTGTCCTGATATCGCTGGGCGCCGCGCTGATCACTCCTTCCACGGCCCGGGCCGCCCAACCGGGCGTCACCGATGCCGACCTCACCGCGCTCGCCGGCGACGACTTCGACGCCAAGGCGCAAGCCATCGATCATCTTGCAGCCGACGGTTCACCGCAGGCGGCTGCACTTCTCAAGGCGTTGGCCGACGACTCGGCCGTGACCGTAGGCGAGCGCATCGCCATTCAGAGCGGCGACAAGTACATCGATCCGATCACGGGCGCGGCACTCAAGGCCGACAACGCCGGCTCGCTCACGCTCAACAACGTGTTGCGCGCCAAGGTCGCGACAGCCGCCGCCGCCGGCGCGCTGCTCTCGACGGATCACGACGCCCGGGCGCAAGCGATCGACACGATGCTGCAAAACCCGTCGCCCGCGTTCAAGACCTTGATCGAACAGGCTCGCCAGAAGGAGACCGACCCGGCGTTGCGCAAACGGCTCGATCAACTCTGGGCGCAATCGGCATTGCACGATACCGATCCCGCCAAGCGCCGCGAAGCCATCGATCTGATTGCCGCAGCAGGCGATCCGCAGATGCGCGACCTGCTGCTGCCCATCGTCGCCAAACAAGCGGACGGCACCTACGCCGAACCCGACGCCAACGTGCGCAGCGCCGCCGACATCGCGTTGACGAAACTGGCCGCCGCACAACGCCGCAGCGAGTTCTTCGGCACGTTATTCGCCGGTCTGTCGCTGGGTAGCGTGCTGCTGCTCGCCGCGCTGGGACTGGCCATCACGTATGGCCTGATCGGCGTGATCAATATGGCGCACGGCGAATTCCTCATGGTCGGCGCGTATGCCACCTACGTGGTGCAGACCCTCTTTCATCGCTTTCTGCCGGGGGCGTTCGATTTCTATCTCGTTGCCGCCGTGCCTGCCGCGTTTCTTGTCGCGGCCGTGCTTGGCATGGTGCTGGAGCGCACTGTCATCAAGCACCTTTACGGTCGCCCGCTCGAGACGTTGCTCACGACATTCGGTATCAGCCTGCTGCTGATTCAGGGCGTGCGCACGCTGTTCGGTGCGCAGAACGTCGAGGTGATCAATCCGTCGTGGATGAGCGGCGGTATCGCGGTGCTGCCCAACCTGATGCTGCCGTACAACCGCATCGTGATTCTGATCTTCGCGCTGGTGGTCGTGGCGCTCACATGGTCGGTGCTCAATCTCACGCGTCTCGGCCTGTTCATTCGGGCCGTCACGCAGAACCGCTCGATGGCTGCCTGCGTCGGCGTGAAGACCGGCCGCGTCGACAGTTACGCCTTCGCATTCGGCGCGGGCATTGCCGGACTAGGCGGATGTGCGCTTTCGCAGATCGGTAACGTTGGCCCGGATCTCGGACAGAGCTACATCATCGATTCGTTCATGGCCGTGGTGCTGGGAGGAGTGGGACAACTCGCAGGGACGATCGTCGGCGCGTTCGGTCTGGGCATCGCCAACAAACTGCTCGAACCCGTGTGGGGTGCCGTGCTCGCCAAGATCGCCGTGCTGATCCTGATCGTGCTGTTCATCCAGAAACGCCCGCAGGGCATGTTTGCGCTCAAAGGGCGCAGCGCGGAGGCCTGA
- a CDS encoding urease subunit gamma — MKLTPREKDKLLIFTAALLAERRRARGLKLNYPEAVAFISAALMEAARDGRTVADLMHYGTTLLTRDDVMDGVPEMIPDIQVEATFPDGTKLVTVHHPIP; from the coding sequence ATGAAGCTCACGCCACGCGAAAAAGACAAGCTGCTCATCTTCACCGCCGCCCTGCTCGCCGAACGTCGGCGCGCGCGCGGCCTGAAGCTCAACTATCCGGAGGCGGTCGCCTTCATCAGCGCCGCCCTCATGGAAGCCGCGCGCGATGGTCGCACCGTGGCCGACCTGATGCACTACGGCACGACGCTGCTGACCCGCGACGACGTCATGGACGGCGTGCCGGAGATGATTCCCGACATTCAGGTCGAAGCGACCTTTCCGGATGGCACCAAGCTCGTCACCGTGCATCACCCGATTCCCTGA
- a CDS encoding transporter substrate-binding domain-containing protein gives MLAVSAIAAFTVAMPRAAHADGLDDIVKRGTLRVAVPQDFPPFGSIGPDMKPAGYDIDTAALLAKGMGVKLELVPVTSANRVPYLTTNKADLVISSLGKNAEREKVIDFSEAYAPFYNGVFGPKDLAVSKPADLSGKTIGVTRGAVEDLELSKIAPADVTIKRFEDNNGTISAFLSGQVQLVATGNVVAAAILAKHPPKQPEPKFLIKNSPCFVGLNKNEPRLLAKVNDILTASKKDGSLGKVSQKWLGMPLPADL, from the coding sequence ATGCTCGCCGTCAGCGCCATCGCTGCGTTCACGGTGGCGATGCCGCGCGCCGCCCACGCCGACGGGCTCGACGACATCGTCAAACGCGGCACCCTGCGCGTGGCGGTGCCGCAAGACTTCCCGCCGTTCGGCTCCATCGGTCCGGACATGAAGCCGGCCGGCTACGACATCGACACCGCCGCCCTGCTGGCCAAGGGCATGGGCGTGAAGCTCGAACTCGTGCCGGTCACCAGCGCGAACCGCGTGCCCTACCTCACGACGAACAAAGCCGACCTCGTGATCTCCAGCCTCGGCAAGAACGCCGAGCGCGAGAAGGTCATCGACTTCTCGGAAGCGTATGCGCCGTTCTATAACGGTGTGTTCGGCCCGAAGGATCTCGCCGTGTCCAAGCCTGCCGACCTCTCGGGCAAGACCATCGGTGTGACGCGCGGTGCCGTGGAAGACCTCGAACTGTCGAAGATCGCACCGGCCGACGTCACGATCAAACGCTTCGAAGACAACAACGGCACGATCTCGGCCTTCCTCTCGGGTCAGGTGCAACTGGTCGCCACGGGCAACGTCGTGGCCGCGGCGATTCTCGCCAAGCATCCGCCCAAGCAGCCCGAGCCGAAGTTCCTCATCAAGAATTCGCCCTGCTTCGTCGGCCTGAACAAGAACGAGCCGCGACTGCTCGCCAAGGTCAACGACATCCTCACCGCATCGAAGAAGGACGGCTCGCTTGGCAAGGTCTCGCAGAAGTGGCTCGGCATGCCGCTGCCGGCCGATCTCTGA
- the urtC gene encoding urea ABC transporter permease subunit UrtC → MQTSNYLPEGTAPSITLDVPPRARLLPKHVAPLLLAFVIAVGILVPVCALVLPATHPLHLSAYAMTLVGKIMCYAIAALALDLVWGYCGILSLGHGLFFALGGYAMGMYLMRGIGRDGVYHSDLPDFMVFLDWKSLPWYWTGTEHFAWAMFLVVALPGVVAWLFGYLAFRSRVKGVYLSIITQALTFAAMLLFYRNETGFGGNNGFTDFKRILGYSITSANTRTVLFLVTFAVLVGAFLLCRALVVSKFGRVVTAIRDGESRAMFLGYRPLSYKLFVWTLSAMLCGVAGALYVPQVGIINPSEMAPVNSIEMAIWVAIGGRGSLVGAIAGAFLVNGAKSFFTAYFAEYWLFFLGAMFVLVPLLLPQGVMGLVTQLSRKRARHAPAAAEGDAPHPVTGDRA, encoded by the coding sequence ATGCAGACGTCGAACTATTTGCCCGAAGGCACCGCGCCGTCGATCACGCTGGATGTGCCGCCGCGCGCCCGTCTTCTGCCGAAGCACGTCGCGCCCCTGCTGCTGGCGTTCGTGATCGCAGTCGGGATTCTGGTGCCTGTTTGCGCGCTGGTGTTGCCCGCCACGCATCCGCTGCATCTGTCGGCCTATGCCATGACGCTCGTCGGCAAGATCATGTGCTACGCGATTGCAGCGCTCGCGCTCGATCTGGTGTGGGGCTACTGCGGCATTCTCAGCCTCGGCCACGGCCTGTTCTTCGCCCTCGGCGGTTATGCGATGGGCATGTACCTGATGCGCGGCATCGGACGCGACGGCGTGTATCACAGCGATCTGCCGGACTTCATGGTGTTTCTCGACTGGAAGTCGCTGCCCTGGTACTGGACCGGTACCGAGCATTTCGCGTGGGCGATGTTTCTCGTCGTCGCCTTGCCGGGCGTCGTCGCATGGCTCTTCGGTTATCTGGCCTTCCGTTCGCGCGTCAAGGGCGTGTATCTGTCGATCATCACGCAAGCGCTCACCTTCGCCGCCATGCTGCTCTTCTATCGCAACGAGACCGGCTTCGGCGGCAACAACGGCTTCACCGATTTCAAGCGCATTCTCGGTTACTCGATCACCTCGGCGAACACACGCACGGTGCTGTTTCTCGTGACGTTCGCGGTGCTCGTCGGCGCGTTCCTGTTGTGCCGCGCGCTGGTCGTGTCGAAGTTCGGTCGCGTGGTCACGGCCATTCGCGACGGCGAGTCCCGCGCCATGTTCCTCGGCTACCGGCCGCTCAGCTACAAGCTGTTCGTGTGGACGCTGTCTGCCATGCTGTGCGGTGTTGCCGGCGCGCTCTACGTGCCGCAGGTCGGCATCATCAATCCGAGCGAAATGGCCCCGGTCAACTCGATCGAGATGGCGATCTGGGTGGCCATCGGCGGACGCGGCTCGCTCGTCGGCGCGATTGCCGGGGCCTTCCTCGTCAACGGCGCGAAGAGCTTCTTCACCGCGTACTTTGCCGAGTACTGGTTGTTCTTCCTCGGTGCCATGTTCGTGCTCGTGCCGCTGTTGCTGCCGCAGGGCGTGATGGGACTCGTCACGCAACTCTCGCGCAAGCGGGCCCGACACGCGCCGGCCGCCGCCGAAGGCGATGCGCCCCACCCTGTCACCGGAGACCGCGCATGA
- a CDS encoding amino acid ABC transporter permease, whose protein sequence is MHYVLDFADLRQYLMLFVRGAALTIALTAVSTVVGVIVGALCAVAREEGPRWLKAIAGLYVELIRNTPFIVQLFFIFFGLPSLGIHIDETTAAIVAMSVNLGAYATEIIRAGMRAVPNGLSEAGLSLAMTRAQILRHVILPQAFAKVFPALASQIVIVMLGSAVVSQISVPDLSYAANFVQSRTFRAFESYLIVTALYLMLAIALRRVLMRCARRLFRGTVKVRGGAR, encoded by the coding sequence ATGCATTACGTCCTCGACTTTGCCGATCTGCGGCAATACCTGATGCTCTTTGTGCGCGGCGCCGCACTGACGATCGCCCTGACGGCCGTGTCCACGGTCGTGGGGGTGATCGTCGGTGCGCTGTGCGCCGTCGCCCGCGAAGAGGGGCCGAGATGGCTCAAGGCGATCGCGGGCCTGTACGTCGAACTGATCCGCAACACGCCGTTCATCGTGCAGCTTTTCTTCATCTTCTTCGGGCTGCCGAGCCTGGGGATTCATATCGACGAGACCACCGCCGCCATCGTCGCCATGAGTGTGAACCTTGGCGCCTATGCCACGGAGATCATTCGCGCGGGCATGCGTGCCGTGCCGAACGGACTGTCTGAAGCCGGACTGTCGCTCGCCATGACGCGCGCACAGATCCTGCGTCATGTGATCCTGCCGCAGGCGTTCGCCAAGGTATTCCCCGCGCTCGCCAGCCAGATCGTGATCGTGATGCTCGGATCGGCGGTCGTCTCACAAATCTCCGTGCCCGATCTGTCGTATGCCGCGAACTTCGTGCAGTCGCGCACGTTCCGGGCATTCGAGAGCTATCTGATCGTCACCGCCCTGTATCTCATGCTCGCGATTGCGCTGCGCCGCGTGTTGATGCGTTGCGCGCGCCGGCTCTTTCGCGGCACCGTCAAGGTCCGGGGAGGTGCGCGATGA
- a CDS encoding urease accessory protein UreD, protein MNSLHASSTGWHAELTLGFARHDARTVLATRRHQGPLVVQKSLHPEGPGICHAVVVHPPGGIAGGDTLSIDVDVGERAHAVLTTPGATKWYKSQGRFGTQDISLTVQDGAKLDWLPLENIVFEHADARQRITVRLGAGASVIGWDATLLGRQAAGEQWTQGRWRSTFELRDANDRLLWAEQAVLGANDAQRTGATGLAGFPVFAALWAVGDACTRTLAESLAEGLPFTDDLRAGITCLPGNVLVLRVLGHDMETVRGLLVSHWLTLRPLVHGVPAEPLRLWAT, encoded by the coding sequence ATGAATTCCCTGCACGCTTCCTCCACCGGCTGGCATGCCGAGCTGACGCTGGGCTTTGCGCGACACGATGCGCGCACCGTCCTCGCCACGCGCCGCCATCAAGGTCCGCTCGTCGTCCAGAAGTCGCTTCACCCGGAAGGCCCCGGCATCTGCCACGCCGTGGTGGTGCATCCGCCCGGCGGCATTGCCGGTGGCGACACGTTGTCCATCGATGTGGACGTTGGCGAACGTGCACATGCCGTGCTCACGACGCCCGGCGCCACCAAGTGGTACAAATCGCAGGGCCGCTTCGGCACGCAGGACATCTCGCTCACAGTGCAAGACGGCGCAAAGCTCGACTGGCTGCCGCTCGAGAACATCGTGTTCGAACATGCGGACGCACGCCAGCGCATTACCGTTCGGCTAGGCGCTGGCGCGAGCGTCATCGGCTGGGACGCCACCTTGCTTGGCCGTCAGGCCGCCGGGGAACAGTGGACGCAAGGCCGCTGGCGATCGACCTTCGAATTGCGCGACGCCAATGACCGATTGCTGTGGGCGGAACAGGCCGTGCTTGGCGCTAACGACGCGCAACGCACCGGCGCCACCGGCCTCGCTGGCTTCCCGGTCTTCGCCGCTCTGTGGGCAGTCGGCGACGCTTGCACGAGAACGCTTGCCGAATCGCTCGCCGAAGGACTGCCGTTCACCGACGACCTGCGCGCCGGCATCACCTGCCTGCCCGGGAACGTCCTCGTGCTGCGCGTGCTCGGTCACGACATGGAGACGGTGCGCGGCTTGCTCGTCTCGCATTGGCTAACACTGCGTCCGCTGGTCCACGGCGTGCCCGCCGAACCTCTGCGTCTCTGGGCGACATGA
- a CDS encoding amino acid ABC transporter ATP-binding protein, whose translation MSLIEVRGMQKRFGETPVLKGIDMDVERGQVVSIIGKSGSGKSTLLRTLNGLERFDAGSVAVDGVHVGARDTDLRALRLKVGMVFQQYNLFPHLSAGENVMLAQKVVKKTSGADAREIAHTMLAKVGLADKFDSYPSQLSGGQQQRVAIARSLAMNPAVLLCDEITSALDPELVAEVLKVLEDLAAEGMTLILVTHEMRFARHVSDRVVFMHQGKIWESGEPESLFTQPSTPELQRFICQ comes from the coding sequence ATGTCGCTCATTGAAGTCAGGGGCATGCAGAAACGCTTCGGCGAAACCCCGGTGCTCAAGGGCATCGACATGGACGTCGAACGCGGTCAGGTCGTCTCGATCATCGGCAAGAGCGGCTCGGGCAAGAGCACGTTGCTGCGCACGCTCAACGGCCTTGAGCGTTTCGACGCCGGCAGCGTCGCCGTCGACGGTGTACACGTCGGTGCGCGCGACACCGACTTGCGCGCCCTGCGTCTGAAGGTCGGGATGGTGTTCCAGCAGTACAACCTGTTTCCGCATCTGTCGGCCGGCGAGAACGTGATGCTCGCGCAAAAGGTGGTGAAGAAAACGTCCGGCGCCGACGCCCGCGAGATCGCCCACACCATGCTCGCCAAGGTGGGACTCGCCGACAAGTTCGACAGCTATCCGTCGCAACTCTCGGGCGGCCAGCAGCAACGTGTCGCGATTGCCCGCTCGCTCGCCATGAACCCCGCCGTGTTGCTGTGCGACGAGATCACGTCGGCACTGGATCCCGAACTGGTCGCCGAAGTTCTCAAGGTGCTCGAAGACCTTGCCGCCGAGGGCATGACGCTGATCCTGGTGACGCACGAGATGCGCTTCGCGCGCCATGTATCGGATCGCGTGGTGTTCATGCATCAGGGCAAGATCTGGGAGTCGGGCGAGCCGGAGTCGCTGTTCACGCAGCCGTCCACGCCGGAATTGCAACGGTTCATCTGCCAATGA
- the urtE gene encoding urea ABC transporter ATP-binding subunit UrtE, with amino-acid sequence MLEIHALNQYYSGSHILRNVEFTVPDAQLTVLLGRNGVGKTTLLKCLMGVVPVKSGSIAWRGHALTSAPPYARVANGLAYVPQGRDIFPRLTVEENLLIGAASRPAREAKRGVPDHIYELFPVLRDMKQRRGGDLSGGQQQQLAIGRALMSDPQLLILDEPTEGIQPSIIKDIGATLRRLVDERGMTVLLVEQYYDFALELADHYRVMSRGAIVASGLGKDMEADGVRHMVAV; translated from the coding sequence ATGCTGGAAATTCACGCACTCAATCAGTACTACAGCGGCAGCCACATCCTGCGCAATGTGGAATTTACCGTGCCCGACGCGCAGCTCACCGTGCTGCTCGGACGCAACGGCGTGGGCAAGACGACGCTGCTCAAATGCCTCATGGGGGTCGTGCCCGTGAAGTCCGGCAGCATCGCCTGGCGGGGCCACGCGCTGACCTCCGCGCCGCCGTATGCGCGCGTGGCCAACGGACTCGCCTATGTGCCGCAGGGGCGCGACATCTTCCCCCGGCTAACCGTCGAGGAGAATCTGCTGATCGGCGCGGCGAGCCGCCCCGCGCGCGAGGCCAAGCGCGGCGTGCCCGATCACATCTACGAACTCTTCCCCGTGTTGCGCGACATGAAGCAGCGCCGTGGCGGCGATCTGTCGGGGGGACAGCAGCAGCAACTTGCCATTGGACGCGCCCTCATGAGCGATCCGCAACTGCTGATTCTCGACGAGCCGACCGAAGGCATTCAGCCGTCCATCATCAAGGACATCGGTGCGACCCTGCGTCGGCTGGTCGACGAGCGCGGCATGACAGTGTTGCTCGTCGAACAGTATTACGACTTCGCGCTCGAACTCGCGGATCACTATCGCGTCATGAGTCGTGGTGCCATCGTGGCGAGCGGTCTGGGCAAGGACATGGAGGCCGACGGCGTGCGGCATATGGTGGCGGTGTAA
- the urtD gene encoding urea ABC transporter ATP-binding protein UrtD, whose product MSHFVVPGEIDTSHGLILYLENISVSFDGFRALNDLSLSIKTDELRCIIGPNGAGKTTMMDVITGKTRPDAGRAFLGQTLDLTRLDEPAIAQAGVGRKFQKPTVFEHHSVWENLELACAGDKRWFRSLWAMLTPTIRHRIEEVLALTHLEHQARVRAGQLSHGQKQRLEIGMLLMQQPQLLLLDEPAAGMTDEETVQLAELLGRLRGHCSMMVVEHDMAFVAALAGETGLVTVMAEGRVLAEGTLDAVQRDERVIESYLGR is encoded by the coding sequence ATGTCGCACTTCGTCGTGCCGGGTGAGATCGACACGTCGCACGGCCTGATCCTGTATTTGGAGAACATCTCCGTGTCGTTCGACGGCTTTCGTGCGCTGAACGATCTGTCGTTGTCGATCAAGACCGACGAGTTGCGCTGCATCATCGGGCCCAACGGCGCGGGCAAGACGACCATGATGGACGTGATCACGGGCAAGACCCGCCCCGACGCCGGCCGTGCCTTCCTCGGCCAGACACTCGATCTCACGCGACTCGACGAGCCAGCCATCGCGCAGGCCGGCGTCGGCCGCAAGTTCCAGAAGCCGACGGTATTCGAGCATCACAGCGTGTGGGAAAACCTCGAACTCGCCTGCGCGGGCGACAAGCGCTGGTTCCGCTCGCTCTGGGCCATGCTCACGCCGACCATTCGACATCGCATCGAGGAAGTGCTGGCGCTCACGCATCTGGAGCATCAGGCGCGCGTGCGTGCAGGACAGCTATCGCACGGCCAGAAGCAGCGGCTGGAGATCGGCATGTTGCTCATGCAGCAGCCGCAGCTCCTGCTGCTCGACGAACCTGCCGCCGGCATGACCGATGAAGAGACGGTGCAGCTTGCCGAATTGCTGGGTCGCCTGCGCGGTCACTGCTCGATGATGGTGGTCGAGCACGACATGGCGTTCGTCGCGGCGCTCGCGGGCGAAACAGGGCTCGTCACCGTGATGGCCGAGGGCCGGGTGCTCGCCGAAGGCACACTCGACGCCGTACAGCGCGACGAACGCGTGATCGAATCGTATCTGGGACGCTGA
- a CDS encoding amino acid ABC transporter permease, with protein MTEFSIWDMLHGLLLAGRWTLALSAIAFVFGGLVALLLLVVRVGRVQWAANAVALYIEVFQGTPLLMQLFLVFFGLPLLGLDVSPWIAAAVCLTLYTSAYLTEIWRGCVDAIPHGQWEASSSLAMRYGEQLRHVILPQALRIAIAPTVGFSVQVIKSTALASIIGFDELTKTGTMLTNATFQPFTVYGLVALLYFAACYPLSLWARHLERKLHVAH; from the coding sequence ATGACCGAGTTCTCGATATGGGACATGCTGCACGGTCTGCTATTGGCCGGACGCTGGACGCTCGCCCTGTCGGCGATCGCCTTCGTCTTCGGCGGCCTGGTCGCGCTGCTGCTGCTCGTGGTACGCGTGGGACGCGTGCAATGGGCCGCGAATGCCGTGGCGCTATACATCGAAGTCTTTCAGGGCACACCGTTGCTCATGCAGTTGTTTCTGGTGTTCTTCGGCCTGCCGCTGCTCGGCCTGGACGTGTCGCCGTGGATCGCCGCCGCCGTTTGCCTCACGCTCTACACCAGCGCCTATCTGACGGAAATCTGGCGCGGCTGTGTCGACGCCATCCCGCACGGTCAGTGGGAAGCGTCGTCGAGCCTTGCCATGCGTTACGGCGAACAACTGCGTCACGTCATTCTGCCGCAGGCGCTGCGCATCGCCATCGCGCCCACGGTCGGTTTCTCGGTGCAAGTGATCAAGAGCACGGCGCTCGCGTCGATCATCGGTTTCGACGAACTGACCAAGACCGGCACCATGCTGACCAACGCGACGTTCCAGCCGTTCACCGTGTACGGACTCGTTGCCCTGCTCTACTTCGCTGCCTGCTATCCGTTATCGCTGTGGGCGCGTCATCTTGAAAGGAAACTCCATGTCGCTCATTGA